Proteins from one Pithys albifrons albifrons isolate INPA30051 chromosome 2, PitAlb_v1, whole genome shotgun sequence genomic window:
- the RSPH3 gene encoding radial spoke head protein 3 homolog, producing MLPARQPELAVPAALPYSYSSQPRCLLDRPKYREPPDAAEPGKEPLRYGNIMRDPRVARGPALAIRLLPQSTQPNPPEIQKQKVAQKKALARKRAKEPIRPGTPEPVEGREHVYVQTELYLEEILDRVLEADRECQTDEFLDRPPTPLFIPAKTGKDTATQIEEGELFDFDIEVKPMLEVLIGKTVEQALLEVMEEEELAHLRAHQRAFIELRNAEFAELQRLEEQDRRIREEKERRRLEHLEKLRKQKETTEKIAARAFAKRYLADLIPSVFSNLYDSGFFYDPIERDIETEFFPWLMSEVEETLQKKVLGRTMLDSLIRTVVVKRLDAFSFQYLSDESETPDEEPRPTDAAPHMSGETGAADQPVTQKEDTDQPIAEEQPSDPISSPLQESDQTGIEALETE from the exons ATGCTGCCCGCCCGCCAGCCGGAGCTGGCGGTGCCCGCCGCGCTGCCCTACAGCTACAGCAGCCAGCCCCGCTGCCTGCTCGACCGCCCCAAGTACCGAGAGCCGCCCGACGCCGCCGAGCC GGGGAAGGAGCCGCTGCGCTACGGAAACATCATGCGCGACCCCAGAGTGGCGCGGGGACCAGCGTTAGCCATTCGTCTCCTGCCTCAG AGTACCCAACCCAATCCCCCTGAGATTCAAAAGCAGAAGGTCGCACAGAAGAAAGCACTGGCTAGAAAGCGCGCAAAAGAGCCAATTCGACCAGGAACACCAGAGCCTGTGGAAGGCAGAGAGCACGTTTATGTGCAGACAG AACTGTATTTGGAAGAGATTCTTGACCGGGTACTAGAGGCTGATAGAGAATGTCAAACAGATGAATTTTTGGACAGACCACCTACTCCACTCTTCATACCAGCCAAAACAGGAAAAGATACAGCCACTCAAATAGAAGAAGGAGAG TTGTTTGACTTTGACATCGAAGTTAAGCCAATGCTGGAAGTGCTGATTGGGAAAACAGTTGAGCAGGCTTTGCTGGAAGTCatggaggaagaagagctggCCCATCTGCGAGCACATCAGCGTGCTTTTATAGAGCTGCGTAATGCAGAGTTTGCTGAATTACAGCGCCTGGAAGAGCAGGACAGACGAATCAGAGAGGAGAAG GAACGTCGGAGACTCGAGCACTTGGAAAAACTGCGGAAACAGAAAGAGACCACAGAGAAGATTGCAGCTCGGGCATTTGCTAAGCGTTACCTGGCTGATCTCATTCCCTCAGTCTTCAGCAACCTTTAtgacagtggatttttttacgACCCTATAGAAAGag ATATTGAGACAGAATTCTTTCCATGGCTGATGTCAGAAGTGGAAGAAACACTACAAAAGAAGGTTCTGGGAAGGACAATGCTTGACT cctTGATTCGTACAGTGGTTGTAAAACGTTTAGATGCATTTAGCTTTCAGTACCTGTCTGATGAGTCAGAGACACCTGATGAAGAGCCCAGGCCAACAGATGCAGCACCCCATATGTCTGGTGAGACAGGTGCTGCTGACCAACCAGTCACACAGAAAGAAGACACTGACCAACCTATTGCTGAGGAACAGCCTTCAGATCCCATCTCTTCCCCGTTACAAGAATCAGATCAAACAGGAATAGAGGCTTTGGAAACTGAGTAA